A region of the Elusimicrobiota bacterium genome:
GGGCCGCTTGGCGTAGCGCGGAGCGAGGACGTCGAAGAGCTTGCGGTAGACGGTCTTGTCCTGGATCTCGCGCCGCACCAGTGGATGCCGCCCGCGCACCGCGTGCGTGATGAGGCGCTCCGCGAAGGGCCGCAGCTCCTTGGCCTTGGCGATCGTGGTCTCCACCTTCTCATGGAGGAACAGGCTCGTCGCCATGTTCCGAAGCATGGCCCGGCGATGCGAGCCGGTCACTCCCAATTTTCGTCCGCCCAAAGTCTTGATCATGACGGCCTCTCTTTGATTAGCGCAACCGGCTCAGGCGTTGACCTGCATGCCC
Encoded here:
- the rplQ gene encoding 50S ribosomal protein L17 — translated: MIKTLGGRKLGVTGSHRRAMLRNMATSLFLHEKVETTIAKAKELRPFAERLITHAVRGRHPLVRREIQDKTVYRKLFDVLAPRYAKRPGGYTRILRLARRAGDNASRGQISLVV